A stretch of the Equus caballus isolate H_3958 breed thoroughbred chromosome X, TB-T2T, whole genome shotgun sequence genome encodes the following:
- the CDK16 gene encoding cyclin-dependent kinase 16 isoform X10: MQSEVAMDRMKKIKRQLSMTLRGGRGVDKTNGAPEQIGLDESGGGGGSDLGEAPTRVAPGEPRSGRGPLSSAPEIVHEDLKMGSDGESDQASATSSDEVQSPVRVRMRNHPPRKISTEDINKRLSLPADIRLPEGYLEKLTLNSPIFDKPLSRRLRRVSLSEIGFGKLETYIKLDKLGEGTYATVYKGKSKLTDNLVALKEIRLEHEEGAPCTAIREVSLLKDLKHANIVTLHDIIHTEKSLTLVFEYLDKDLKQYLDDCGNVINMHNVKLFLFQLLRGLAYCHRQKVLHRDLKPQNLLINERGELKLADFGLARAKSIPTKTYSNEVVTLWYRPPDILLGSTDYSTQIDMWGVGCIFYEMATGRPLFPGSTVEEQLHFIFRILGTPTEETWPGILSNEEFKTYNYPKYRAEALLSHAPRLDSDGADLLTKLLQFEGRNRISAEDAMKHPFFLSLGERIHKLPDTTSIFALKEIQLQKEANLRSSSMPDSGRPAFRVVDTEF; encoded by the exons ATGCAGTCCGAG GTCGCCATGGATCGGATGAAGAAGATCAAACGGCAGCTGTCAATGACACTCCGAGGGGGCCGAGGTGTAGATAAGACCAATGGTGCCCCTGAACAGATAGGCCTGGATgagagtggtggtggtggcggcagtGACCTTGGAGAGGCCCCCACACGTGTCGCTCCTGGGGAACCTCGCTCTGGACGGGGCCCACTCAGCTCTGCACCTG AGATTGTACACGAGGACTTGAAGATGGGGTCTGACGGGGAAAGTGACCAGGCTTCAGCCACGTCCTCGGATGAGGTGCAGTCGCCAGTGAGGGTGCGCATGCGCAACCATCCCCCACGCAAGATCTCCACTGAG GACATCAACAAGCGCCTATCACTACCAGCCGACATCCGGCTGCCCGAGGGCTACCTTGAGAAGCTAACCCTCAATAGCCCCATCTTCGACAAGCCCCTCAGCCGCCGCCTCCGCCGTGTCAGCCTG TCTGAGATTGGCTTTGGGAAACTGGAGACCTACATCAAGCTGGACAAGCTGGGCGAG GGTACCTATGCCACCGTCTACAAAGGCAAAAGCAAGCTCACAGACAACCTTGTGGCACTCAAAGAGATCAGACTGGAACACGAAGAGGGGGCACCCTGCACCGCCATCCGGGAAG TGTCCCTACTCAAGGACCTCAAACATGCCAACATCGTCACGCTACACGACATTATCCACACGGAGAAGTCCCTCACCCTTGTCTTTGAGTACCTG GACAAGGACCTGAAGCAGTACCTGGATGACTGTGGGAACGTCATCAACATGCACAACGTGAAA CTGTTCCTGTTCCAGCTGCTCCGTGGCCTGGCCTACTGCCACCGGCAGAAGGTGCTACACCGAGACCTCAAGCCCCAGAACCTGCTCATCAATGAGAGAGGAGAGCTCAAGTTGGCTGACTTTG GCCTGGCCCGGGCCAAGTCAATTCCAACAAAGACCTACTCCAACGAGGTGGTGACACTGTGGTACCGGCCCCCTGACATCCTGCTTGGGTCCACAGACTACTCCACCCAGATTGACATGTG GGGTGTGGGCTGCATCTTCTATGAGatggccacgggccggcccctcttcccGGGCTCCACAGTTGAGGAACAGCTGCACTTCATCTTCCGCATCTTGG GAACCCCAACTGAGGAGACATGGCCAGGCATCCTGTCCAACGAAGAGTTCAAGACATACAACTACCCCAAGTACCGAGCCGAGGCCCTTTTGAGCCATGCACCCCG ACTTGACAGCGATGGGGCTGACCTCCTCACCAAGTTGCTGCAG TTTGAAGGTCGCAATCGGATCTCCGCAGAGGACGCCATGAAACATCCATTCTTCCTCAGTCTAGGGGAGCGGATCCACAAACTTCCTGACA CTACTTCCATATTTGCACTAAAGGAGATCCAGCTACAAAAGGAGGCCAACCTTCGGTCTTCGTCAATGCCTGACTCAG GCAGGCCAGCTTTCCGTGTGGTGGACACCGAGTTCTAA
- the CDK16 gene encoding cyclin-dependent kinase 16 isoform X8, translated as MQSEVAMDRMKKIKRQLSMTLRGGRGVDKTNGAPEQIGLDESGGGGGSDLGEAPTRVAPGEPRSGRGPLSSAPEIVHEDLKMGSDGESDQASATSSDEVQSPVRVRMRNHPPRKISTEDINKRLSLPADIRLPEGYLEKLTLNSPIFDKPLSRRLRRVSLSEIGFGKLETYIKLDKLGEGTYATVYKGKSKLTDNLVALKEIRLEHEEGAPCTAIREVSLLKDLKHANIVTLHDIIHTEKSLTLVFEYLDKDLKQYLDDCGNVINMHNVKLFLFQLLRGLAYCHRQKVLHRDLKPQNLLINERGELKLADFGLARAKSIPTKTYSNEVVTLWYRPPDILLGSTDYSTQIDMWGVGCIFYEMATGRPLFPGSTVEEQLHFIFRILGTPTEETWPGILSNEEFKTYNYPKYRAEALLSHAPRLDSDGADLLTKLLQFEGRNRISAEDAMKHPFFLSLGERIHKLPDTTSIFALKEIQLQKEANLRSSSMPDSVAAGQHGRASLPH; from the exons ATGCAGTCCGAG GTCGCCATGGATCGGATGAAGAAGATCAAACGGCAGCTGTCAATGACACTCCGAGGGGGCCGAGGTGTAGATAAGACCAATGGTGCCCCTGAACAGATAGGCCTGGATgagagtggtggtggtggcggcagtGACCTTGGAGAGGCCCCCACACGTGTCGCTCCTGGGGAACCTCGCTCTGGACGGGGCCCACTCAGCTCTGCACCTG AGATTGTACACGAGGACTTGAAGATGGGGTCTGACGGGGAAAGTGACCAGGCTTCAGCCACGTCCTCGGATGAGGTGCAGTCGCCAGTGAGGGTGCGCATGCGCAACCATCCCCCACGCAAGATCTCCACTGAG GACATCAACAAGCGCCTATCACTACCAGCCGACATCCGGCTGCCCGAGGGCTACCTTGAGAAGCTAACCCTCAATAGCCCCATCTTCGACAAGCCCCTCAGCCGCCGCCTCCGCCGTGTCAGCCTG TCTGAGATTGGCTTTGGGAAACTGGAGACCTACATCAAGCTGGACAAGCTGGGCGAG GGTACCTATGCCACCGTCTACAAAGGCAAAAGCAAGCTCACAGACAACCTTGTGGCACTCAAAGAGATCAGACTGGAACACGAAGAGGGGGCACCCTGCACCGCCATCCGGGAAG TGTCCCTACTCAAGGACCTCAAACATGCCAACATCGTCACGCTACACGACATTATCCACACGGAGAAGTCCCTCACCCTTGTCTTTGAGTACCTG GACAAGGACCTGAAGCAGTACCTGGATGACTGTGGGAACGTCATCAACATGCACAACGTGAAA CTGTTCCTGTTCCAGCTGCTCCGTGGCCTGGCCTACTGCCACCGGCAGAAGGTGCTACACCGAGACCTCAAGCCCCAGAACCTGCTCATCAATGAGAGAGGAGAGCTCAAGTTGGCTGACTTTG GCCTGGCCCGGGCCAAGTCAATTCCAACAAAGACCTACTCCAACGAGGTGGTGACACTGTGGTACCGGCCCCCTGACATCCTGCTTGGGTCCACAGACTACTCCACCCAGATTGACATGTG GGGTGTGGGCTGCATCTTCTATGAGatggccacgggccggcccctcttcccGGGCTCCACAGTTGAGGAACAGCTGCACTTCATCTTCCGCATCTTGG GAACCCCAACTGAGGAGACATGGCCAGGCATCCTGTCCAACGAAGAGTTCAAGACATACAACTACCCCAAGTACCGAGCCGAGGCCCTTTTGAGCCATGCACCCCG ACTTGACAGCGATGGGGCTGACCTCCTCACCAAGTTGCTGCAG TTTGAAGGTCGCAATCGGATCTCCGCAGAGGACGCCATGAAACATCCATTCTTCCTCAGTCTAGGGGAGCGGATCCACAAACTTCCTGACA CTACTTCCATATTTGCACTAAAGGAGATCCAGCTACAAAAGGAGGCCAACCTTCGGTCTTCGTCAATGCCTGACTCAG TTGCCGCCGGACAGCATGGCCGTGCCAGCCTCCCACACTGA
- the CDK16 gene encoding cyclin-dependent kinase 16 isoform X3 has product MWGWCQRNMPFCGHAQGHVSGPAVLGEPLAPPMAGSITAAAPKNACCGALCSHSEAAPIEANTPPVGPLTSASHPSLSTQVAMDRMKKIKRQLSMTLRGGRGVDKTNGAPEQIGLDESGGGGGSDLGEAPTRVAPGEPRSGRGPLSSAPEIVHEDLKMGSDGESDQASATSSDEVQSPVRVRMRNHPPRKISTEDINKRLSLPADIRLPEGYLEKLTLNSPIFDKPLSRRLRRVSLSEIGFGKLETYIKLDKLGEGTYATVYKGKSKLTDNLVALKEIRLEHEEGAPCTAIREVSLLKDLKHANIVTLHDIIHTEKSLTLVFEYLDKDLKQYLDDCGNVINMHNVKLFLFQLLRGLAYCHRQKVLHRDLKPQNLLINERGELKLADFGLARAKSIPTKTYSNEVVTLWYRPPDILLGSTDYSTQIDMWGVGCIFYEMATGRPLFPGSTVEEQLHFIFRILGTPTEETWPGILSNEEFKTYNYPKYRAEALLSHAPRLDSDGADLLTKLLQFEGRNRISAEDAMKHPFFLSLGERIHKLPDTTSIFALKEIQLQKEANLRSSSMPDSVAAGQHGRASLPH; this is encoded by the exons ATGTGGGGCTGGTGCCAGCGGAACATGCCATTCTGTGGGCATGCCCAGGGCCATGTCAGTGGTCCCGCGGTCCTGGGCGAGCCCCTCGCCCCACCTATGGCTGGATCCATCACTGCCGCTGCACCCAAGAATGCCTGCTGTGGAGCCCTCTGCTCCCACAGTGAGGCTGCCCCTATAGAGGCCAACACTCCACCAGTTGGGCCCTTGACATCAGCCAGCCACCCAAGCCTCAGTACCCAG GTCGCCATGGATCGGATGAAGAAGATCAAACGGCAGCTGTCAATGACACTCCGAGGGGGCCGAGGTGTAGATAAGACCAATGGTGCCCCTGAACAGATAGGCCTGGATgagagtggtggtggtggcggcagtGACCTTGGAGAGGCCCCCACACGTGTCGCTCCTGGGGAACCTCGCTCTGGACGGGGCCCACTCAGCTCTGCACCTG AGATTGTACACGAGGACTTGAAGATGGGGTCTGACGGGGAAAGTGACCAGGCTTCAGCCACGTCCTCGGATGAGGTGCAGTCGCCAGTGAGGGTGCGCATGCGCAACCATCCCCCACGCAAGATCTCCACTGAG GACATCAACAAGCGCCTATCACTACCAGCCGACATCCGGCTGCCCGAGGGCTACCTTGAGAAGCTAACCCTCAATAGCCCCATCTTCGACAAGCCCCTCAGCCGCCGCCTCCGCCGTGTCAGCCTG TCTGAGATTGGCTTTGGGAAACTGGAGACCTACATCAAGCTGGACAAGCTGGGCGAG GGTACCTATGCCACCGTCTACAAAGGCAAAAGCAAGCTCACAGACAACCTTGTGGCACTCAAAGAGATCAGACTGGAACACGAAGAGGGGGCACCCTGCACCGCCATCCGGGAAG TGTCCCTACTCAAGGACCTCAAACATGCCAACATCGTCACGCTACACGACATTATCCACACGGAGAAGTCCCTCACCCTTGTCTTTGAGTACCTG GACAAGGACCTGAAGCAGTACCTGGATGACTGTGGGAACGTCATCAACATGCACAACGTGAAA CTGTTCCTGTTCCAGCTGCTCCGTGGCCTGGCCTACTGCCACCGGCAGAAGGTGCTACACCGAGACCTCAAGCCCCAGAACCTGCTCATCAATGAGAGAGGAGAGCTCAAGTTGGCTGACTTTG GCCTGGCCCGGGCCAAGTCAATTCCAACAAAGACCTACTCCAACGAGGTGGTGACACTGTGGTACCGGCCCCCTGACATCCTGCTTGGGTCCACAGACTACTCCACCCAGATTGACATGTG GGGTGTGGGCTGCATCTTCTATGAGatggccacgggccggcccctcttcccGGGCTCCACAGTTGAGGAACAGCTGCACTTCATCTTCCGCATCTTGG GAACCCCAACTGAGGAGACATGGCCAGGCATCCTGTCCAACGAAGAGTTCAAGACATACAACTACCCCAAGTACCGAGCCGAGGCCCTTTTGAGCCATGCACCCCG ACTTGACAGCGATGGGGCTGACCTCCTCACCAAGTTGCTGCAG TTTGAAGGTCGCAATCGGATCTCCGCAGAGGACGCCATGAAACATCCATTCTTCCTCAGTCTAGGGGAGCGGATCCACAAACTTCCTGACA CTACTTCCATATTTGCACTAAAGGAGATCCAGCTACAAAAGGAGGCCAACCTTCGGTCTTCGTCAATGCCTGACTCAG TTGCCGCCGGACAGCATGGCCGTGCCAGCCTCCCACACTGA
- the CDK16 gene encoding cyclin-dependent kinase 16 isoform X5: protein MQSEVAMDRMKKIKRQLSMTLRGGRGVDKTNGAPEQIGLDESGGGGGSDLGEAPTRVAPGEPRSGRGPLSSAPEIVHEDLKMGSDGESDQASATSSDEVQSPVRVRMRNHPPRKISTEDINKRLSLPADIRLPEGYLEKLTLNSPIFDKPLSRRLRRVSLSEIGFGKLETYIKLDKLGEGTYATVYKGKSKLTDNLVALKEIRLEHEEGAPCTAIREVSLLKDLKHANIVTLHDIIHTEKSLTLVFEYLDKDLKQYLDDCGNVINMHNVKLFLFQLLRGLAYCHRQKVLHRDLKPQNLLINERGELKLADFGLARAKSIPTKTYSNEVVTLWYRPPDILLGSTDYSTQIDMWGVGCIFYEMATGRPLFPGSTVEEQLHFIFRILGTPTEETWPGILSNEEFKTYNYPKYRAEALLSHAPRSLCSCGRLDSDGADLLTKLLQFEGRNRISAEDAMKHPFFLSLGERIHKLPDTTSIFALKEIQLQKEANLRSSSMPDSVAAGQHGRASLPH from the exons ATGCAGTCCGAG GTCGCCATGGATCGGATGAAGAAGATCAAACGGCAGCTGTCAATGACACTCCGAGGGGGCCGAGGTGTAGATAAGACCAATGGTGCCCCTGAACAGATAGGCCTGGATgagagtggtggtggtggcggcagtGACCTTGGAGAGGCCCCCACACGTGTCGCTCCTGGGGAACCTCGCTCTGGACGGGGCCCACTCAGCTCTGCACCTG AGATTGTACACGAGGACTTGAAGATGGGGTCTGACGGGGAAAGTGACCAGGCTTCAGCCACGTCCTCGGATGAGGTGCAGTCGCCAGTGAGGGTGCGCATGCGCAACCATCCCCCACGCAAGATCTCCACTGAG GACATCAACAAGCGCCTATCACTACCAGCCGACATCCGGCTGCCCGAGGGCTACCTTGAGAAGCTAACCCTCAATAGCCCCATCTTCGACAAGCCCCTCAGCCGCCGCCTCCGCCGTGTCAGCCTG TCTGAGATTGGCTTTGGGAAACTGGAGACCTACATCAAGCTGGACAAGCTGGGCGAG GGTACCTATGCCACCGTCTACAAAGGCAAAAGCAAGCTCACAGACAACCTTGTGGCACTCAAAGAGATCAGACTGGAACACGAAGAGGGGGCACCCTGCACCGCCATCCGGGAAG TGTCCCTACTCAAGGACCTCAAACATGCCAACATCGTCACGCTACACGACATTATCCACACGGAGAAGTCCCTCACCCTTGTCTTTGAGTACCTG GACAAGGACCTGAAGCAGTACCTGGATGACTGTGGGAACGTCATCAACATGCACAACGTGAAA CTGTTCCTGTTCCAGCTGCTCCGTGGCCTGGCCTACTGCCACCGGCAGAAGGTGCTACACCGAGACCTCAAGCCCCAGAACCTGCTCATCAATGAGAGAGGAGAGCTCAAGTTGGCTGACTTTG GCCTGGCCCGGGCCAAGTCAATTCCAACAAAGACCTACTCCAACGAGGTGGTGACACTGTGGTACCGGCCCCCTGACATCCTGCTTGGGTCCACAGACTACTCCACCCAGATTGACATGTG GGGTGTGGGCTGCATCTTCTATGAGatggccacgggccggcccctcttcccGGGCTCCACAGTTGAGGAACAGCTGCACTTCATCTTCCGCATCTTGG GAACCCCAACTGAGGAGACATGGCCAGGCATCCTGTCCAACGAAGAGTTCAAGACATACAACTACCCCAAGTACCGAGCCGAGGCCCTTTTGAGCCATGCACCCCG GTCCCTTTGTTCTTGCGGTAGACTTGACAGCGATGGGGCTGACCTCCTCACCAAGTTGCTGCAG TTTGAAGGTCGCAATCGGATCTCCGCAGAGGACGCCATGAAACATCCATTCTTCCTCAGTCTAGGGGAGCGGATCCACAAACTTCCTGACA CTACTTCCATATTTGCACTAAAGGAGATCCAGCTACAAAAGGAGGCCAACCTTCGGTCTTCGTCAATGCCTGACTCAG TTGCCGCCGGACAGCATGGCCGTGCCAGCCTCCCACACTGA
- the CDK16 gene encoding cyclin-dependent kinase 16 isoform X4, protein MWGWCQRNMPFCGHAQGHVSGPAVLGEPLAPPMAGSITAAAPKNACCGALCSHSEAAPIEANTPPVGPLTSASHPSLSTQVAMDRMKKIKRQLSMTLRGGRGVDKTNGAPEQIGLDESGGGGGSDLGEAPTRVAPGEPRSGRGPLSSAPEIVHEDLKMGSDGESDQASATSSDEVQSPVRVRMRNHPPRKISTEDINKRLSLPADIRLPEGYLEKLTLNSPIFDKPLSRRLRRVSLSEIGFGKLETYIKLDKLGEGTYATVYKGKSKLTDNLVALKEIRLEHEEGAPCTAIREVSLLKDLKHANIVTLHDIIHTEKSLTLVFEYLDKDLKQYLDDCGNVINMHNVKLFLFQLLRGLAYCHRQKVLHRDLKPQNLLINERGELKLADFGLARAKSIPTKTYSNEVVTLWYRPPDILLGSTDYSTQIDMWGVGCIFYEMATGRPLFPGSTVEEQLHFIFRILGTPTEETWPGILSNEEFKTYNYPKYRAEALLSHAPRLDSDGADLLTKLLQFEGRNRISAEDAMKHPFFLSLGERIHKLPDTTSIFALKEIQLQKEANLRSSSMPDSGRPAFRVVDTEF, encoded by the exons ATGTGGGGCTGGTGCCAGCGGAACATGCCATTCTGTGGGCATGCCCAGGGCCATGTCAGTGGTCCCGCGGTCCTGGGCGAGCCCCTCGCCCCACCTATGGCTGGATCCATCACTGCCGCTGCACCCAAGAATGCCTGCTGTGGAGCCCTCTGCTCCCACAGTGAGGCTGCCCCTATAGAGGCCAACACTCCACCAGTTGGGCCCTTGACATCAGCCAGCCACCCAAGCCTCAGTACCCAG GTCGCCATGGATCGGATGAAGAAGATCAAACGGCAGCTGTCAATGACACTCCGAGGGGGCCGAGGTGTAGATAAGACCAATGGTGCCCCTGAACAGATAGGCCTGGATgagagtggtggtggtggcggcagtGACCTTGGAGAGGCCCCCACACGTGTCGCTCCTGGGGAACCTCGCTCTGGACGGGGCCCACTCAGCTCTGCACCTG AGATTGTACACGAGGACTTGAAGATGGGGTCTGACGGGGAAAGTGACCAGGCTTCAGCCACGTCCTCGGATGAGGTGCAGTCGCCAGTGAGGGTGCGCATGCGCAACCATCCCCCACGCAAGATCTCCACTGAG GACATCAACAAGCGCCTATCACTACCAGCCGACATCCGGCTGCCCGAGGGCTACCTTGAGAAGCTAACCCTCAATAGCCCCATCTTCGACAAGCCCCTCAGCCGCCGCCTCCGCCGTGTCAGCCTG TCTGAGATTGGCTTTGGGAAACTGGAGACCTACATCAAGCTGGACAAGCTGGGCGAG GGTACCTATGCCACCGTCTACAAAGGCAAAAGCAAGCTCACAGACAACCTTGTGGCACTCAAAGAGATCAGACTGGAACACGAAGAGGGGGCACCCTGCACCGCCATCCGGGAAG TGTCCCTACTCAAGGACCTCAAACATGCCAACATCGTCACGCTACACGACATTATCCACACGGAGAAGTCCCTCACCCTTGTCTTTGAGTACCTG GACAAGGACCTGAAGCAGTACCTGGATGACTGTGGGAACGTCATCAACATGCACAACGTGAAA CTGTTCCTGTTCCAGCTGCTCCGTGGCCTGGCCTACTGCCACCGGCAGAAGGTGCTACACCGAGACCTCAAGCCCCAGAACCTGCTCATCAATGAGAGAGGAGAGCTCAAGTTGGCTGACTTTG GCCTGGCCCGGGCCAAGTCAATTCCAACAAAGACCTACTCCAACGAGGTGGTGACACTGTGGTACCGGCCCCCTGACATCCTGCTTGGGTCCACAGACTACTCCACCCAGATTGACATGTG GGGTGTGGGCTGCATCTTCTATGAGatggccacgggccggcccctcttcccGGGCTCCACAGTTGAGGAACAGCTGCACTTCATCTTCCGCATCTTGG GAACCCCAACTGAGGAGACATGGCCAGGCATCCTGTCCAACGAAGAGTTCAAGACATACAACTACCCCAAGTACCGAGCCGAGGCCCTTTTGAGCCATGCACCCCG ACTTGACAGCGATGGGGCTGACCTCCTCACCAAGTTGCTGCAG TTTGAAGGTCGCAATCGGATCTCCGCAGAGGACGCCATGAAACATCCATTCTTCCTCAGTCTAGGGGAGCGGATCCACAAACTTCCTGACA CTACTTCCATATTTGCACTAAAGGAGATCCAGCTACAAAAGGAGGCCAACCTTCGGTCTTCGTCAATGCCTGACTCAG GCAGGCCAGCTTTCCGTGTGGTGGACACCGAGTTCTAA
- the CDK16 gene encoding cyclin-dependent kinase 16 isoform X6, which produces MQSEVAMDRMKKIKRQLSMTLRGGRGVDKTNGAPEQIGLDESGGGGGSDLGEAPTRVAPGEPRSGRGPLSSAPEIVHEDLKMGSDGESDQASATSSDEVQSPVRVRMRNHPPRKISTEDINKRLSLPADIRLPEGYLEKLTLNSPIFDKPLSRRLRRVSLSEIGFGKLETYIKLDKLGEGTYATVYKGKSKLTDNLVALKEIRLEHEEGAPCTAIREVSLLKDLKHANIVTLHDIIHTEKSLTLVFEYLDKDLKQYLDDCGNVINMHNVKLFLFQLLRGLAYCHRQKVLHRDLKPQNLLINERGELKLADFGLARAKSIPTKTYSNEVVTLWYRPPDILLGSTDYSTQIDMWGVGCIFYEMATGRPLFPGSTVEEQLHFIFRILGTPTEETWPGILSNEEFKTYNYPKYRAEALLSHAPRSLCSCGRLDSDGADLLTKLLQFEGRNRISAEDAMKHPFFLSLGERIHKLPDTTSIFALKEIQLQKEANLRSSSMPDSGRPAFRVVDTEF; this is translated from the exons ATGCAGTCCGAG GTCGCCATGGATCGGATGAAGAAGATCAAACGGCAGCTGTCAATGACACTCCGAGGGGGCCGAGGTGTAGATAAGACCAATGGTGCCCCTGAACAGATAGGCCTGGATgagagtggtggtggtggcggcagtGACCTTGGAGAGGCCCCCACACGTGTCGCTCCTGGGGAACCTCGCTCTGGACGGGGCCCACTCAGCTCTGCACCTG AGATTGTACACGAGGACTTGAAGATGGGGTCTGACGGGGAAAGTGACCAGGCTTCAGCCACGTCCTCGGATGAGGTGCAGTCGCCAGTGAGGGTGCGCATGCGCAACCATCCCCCACGCAAGATCTCCACTGAG GACATCAACAAGCGCCTATCACTACCAGCCGACATCCGGCTGCCCGAGGGCTACCTTGAGAAGCTAACCCTCAATAGCCCCATCTTCGACAAGCCCCTCAGCCGCCGCCTCCGCCGTGTCAGCCTG TCTGAGATTGGCTTTGGGAAACTGGAGACCTACATCAAGCTGGACAAGCTGGGCGAG GGTACCTATGCCACCGTCTACAAAGGCAAAAGCAAGCTCACAGACAACCTTGTGGCACTCAAAGAGATCAGACTGGAACACGAAGAGGGGGCACCCTGCACCGCCATCCGGGAAG TGTCCCTACTCAAGGACCTCAAACATGCCAACATCGTCACGCTACACGACATTATCCACACGGAGAAGTCCCTCACCCTTGTCTTTGAGTACCTG GACAAGGACCTGAAGCAGTACCTGGATGACTGTGGGAACGTCATCAACATGCACAACGTGAAA CTGTTCCTGTTCCAGCTGCTCCGTGGCCTGGCCTACTGCCACCGGCAGAAGGTGCTACACCGAGACCTCAAGCCCCAGAACCTGCTCATCAATGAGAGAGGAGAGCTCAAGTTGGCTGACTTTG GCCTGGCCCGGGCCAAGTCAATTCCAACAAAGACCTACTCCAACGAGGTGGTGACACTGTGGTACCGGCCCCCTGACATCCTGCTTGGGTCCACAGACTACTCCACCCAGATTGACATGTG GGGTGTGGGCTGCATCTTCTATGAGatggccacgggccggcccctcttcccGGGCTCCACAGTTGAGGAACAGCTGCACTTCATCTTCCGCATCTTGG GAACCCCAACTGAGGAGACATGGCCAGGCATCCTGTCCAACGAAGAGTTCAAGACATACAACTACCCCAAGTACCGAGCCGAGGCCCTTTTGAGCCATGCACCCCG GTCCCTTTGTTCTTGCGGTAGACTTGACAGCGATGGGGCTGACCTCCTCACCAAGTTGCTGCAG TTTGAAGGTCGCAATCGGATCTCCGCAGAGGACGCCATGAAACATCCATTCTTCCTCAGTCTAGGGGAGCGGATCCACAAACTTCCTGACA CTACTTCCATATTTGCACTAAAGGAGATCCAGCTACAAAAGGAGGCCAACCTTCGGTCTTCGTCAATGCCTGACTCAG GCAGGCCAGCTTTCCGTGTGGTGGACACCGAGTTCTAA